In a genomic window of Methanogenium sp. S4BF:
- the ftsA gene encoding coenzyme F390 synthetase — translation MKYYNPETETMKRDGLDALIDERVRYTVRYAADNSPFYQKWFVNNHIDPNAIREHEDLLELPVISGKTIRTHQPPVTDQFCFKSAPWDDIYTIHETSGTSGTPKAFFLMWDDWQRYAEKYARAFVSQGFGPGDRVAVCASYGMNVGANTMTLAAHKVGFTVIPEGKCTFPVRVIQSYHPTAIVGSVFKLLRLAHRMEAEGIDPKDSGIQKLIVGGESFAEEARRYLDEVWGIPSYNTYGSTEGTMCGECTVRNGLHVPEDLVHMDIYDPKLSDFVPDGKSGRIVLTTLLPEGAKSGNLLINYDTEDVTEVITREPCPCGRTHMRVKNPVREAETIHIKDIPINRVDIEEGVFQRENMEYLSGEYEAFVYSDEDSGTVAMRVSLECDNPDACDRHLVEENFLSALFEKNPSLSHIYTDGTLEIIFNYSPNGDLEHYRLKGRPKRLVDRRN, via the coding sequence ATGAAGTATTACAATCCTGAGACCGAGACAATGAAGAGGGACGGACTTGACGCCCTCATTGATGAACGGGTCAGGTACACGGTCCGTTATGCTGCAGACAATTCACCATTTTATCAGAAATGGTTCGTAAATAATCATATCGACCCGAATGCGATACGCGAACATGAGGATCTGCTTGAACTGCCGGTAATCAGCGGCAAAACCATCCGTACCCACCAGCCGCCGGTCACCGATCAATTCTGTTTTAAAAGTGCACCATGGGACGATATTTACACCATTCACGAAACCAGCGGCACGTCCGGGACACCCAAGGCCTTCTTTTTAATGTGGGACGACTGGCAGCGGTATGCGGAGAAATATGCACGCGCCTTTGTGTCACAAGGGTTTGGCCCGGGTGACCGGGTTGCCGTCTGCGCCAGTTACGGGATGAACGTGGGTGCAAATACGATGACACTTGCGGCCCACAAGGTCGGGTTTACGGTCATTCCCGAGGGAAAATGCACATTCCCCGTCCGGGTCATTCAGAGCTATCACCCGACCGCAATCGTCGGGAGTGTCTTCAAGCTTCTTCGCCTCGCGCACCGGATGGAGGCAGAGGGAATTGATCCCAAAGATTCAGGAATACAGAAACTCATCGTGGGCGGGGAGAGTTTTGCAGAGGAGGCACGGAGATACCTGGACGAAGTCTGGGGCATCCCATCATACAATACCTATGGAAGTACAGAAGGTACGATGTGCGGCGAGTGTACGGTCAGAAACGGTCTCCATGTGCCCGAAGATCTGGTGCACATGGACATCTATGATCCAAAACTCAGTGACTTTGTGCCCGATGGGAAGAGCGGGAGAATCGTGCTGACAACCCTCCTTCCGGAAGGAGCAAAGAGTGGGAATCTGCTCATCAACTACGACACCGAGGATGTAACCGAGGTAATCACACGGGAACCATGTCCCTGCGGACGGACCCATATGCGGGTCAAAAACCCGGTTCGTGAGGCAGAAACCATCCATATAAAAGACATCCCCATAAACCGGGTGGATATTGAAGAAGGGGTATTCCAGCGTGAGAATATGGAGTATCTCTCCGGCGAATATGAGGCATTTGTCTACAGCGATGAGGACAGCGGCACCGTTGCGATGCGGGTTAGCCTGGAATGCGACAATCCAGACGCCTGTGACAGACATCTGGTTGAAGAGAACTTTCTCTCAGCACTCTTTGAAAAAAACCCATCGCTCAGCCACATCTATACCGACGGAACACTGGAGATCATCTTTAATTATTCACCAAACGGTGATCTTGAACACTATCGTCTGAAAGGACGCCCGAAACGCCTTGTAGACAGAAGGAACTAA
- a CDS encoding HEAT repeat domain-containing protein, translating into MKSRDEKREEMFAYFVGNLTSDNPSLRWGAAHSLGRMNDSRAIEPLIALLDDEDWRVRFKAVWALGRLGDVRILPFLRRLSRDESETVRDSVAQAKDEILRRESMKKR; encoded by the coding sequence ATGAAGAGCAGGGATGAGAAGAGAGAAGAGATGTTTGCCTATTTCGTCGGAAACCTGACTTCTGACAACCCGTCCCTGCGATGGGGGGCCGCCCATTCTCTCGGACGGATGAATGACAGCCGGGCCATTGAACCCCTGATTGCACTGCTGGACGATGAAGACTGGCGGGTCAGGTTCAAGGCAGTCTGGGCACTTGGCCGGCTGGGTGATGTGCGTATCCTCCCGTTCCTGCGCCGTCTCTCCCGTGATGAATCAGAGACGGTGAGAGACAGTGTTGCGCAGGCAAAGGATGAGATACTTCGCAGGGAATCCATGAAAAAACGGTAA
- a CDS encoding LemA family protein — translation MTGWIIGGILVVVLIALVLWFVGIYNRFQSLKNSSEATLGQIRVAMKKRLDMINQLLGAVQSYASFEKETLEKVTQMRSGVGNAGPGDLNEIEAQSRSILGRLFAVVENYPDLKTASVVSELTASIRSIEDEIGRQRYTYNNISEQYNTMCDTIPSNIIASVAHFSKLEYLKFEEEIEQAPKIAF, via the coding sequence ATGACTGGATGGATAATTGGCGGAATACTGGTTGTTGTTCTCATTGCACTGGTTCTCTGGTTTGTCGGCATCTATAACCGGTTCCAGAGCCTGAAGAACTCGTCAGAAGCAACACTGGGGCAAATTCGTGTTGCGATGAAGAAACGGCTGGATATGATAAACCAGCTCCTTGGTGCAGTGCAGAGTTATGCATCATTTGAGAAAGAGACCCTTGAGAAAGTGACGCAGATGCGCTCCGGTGTCGGGAATGCAGGTCCCGGTGACCTCAATGAAATTGAGGCGCAGTCCCGCTCGATACTTGGCCGCCTCTTTGCGGTGGTTGAGAACTATCCTGATCTGAAGACCGCCTCGGTAGTCTCTGAACTGACGGCCTCAATCAGGAGTATCGAAGATGAGATTGGCCGCCAGCGCTATACCTACAATAATATCTCTGAACAGTACAACACGATGTGCGACACGATTCCGTCAAACATTATTGCATCTGTGGCCCACTTCTCAAAACTTGAGTACCTCAAATTTGAAGAAGAGATTGAACAGGCCCCGAAGATCGCATTCTAG
- a CDS encoding DUF2207 domain-containing protein: MRFVKETNQLGVIVVVCLLLAGISIFFSFGTGLSFEPDLVADTYTAVLENDGTLTETYVYDVASSGTYRMLFRTWDDTLAFEQKQSPYIEFVDVEGPADMVGYAIDWRGNSIVTGTGAEAERSLIESLAEYNEVGIFRETRLPAGQYQAQYTVRLHPPLQYDDEDAHFNLKLASAHIPYRSVDITIPGEYVKDIWVRPASFETVMVDRQYHITGTAGEDALIEVEMLLDPAYLDVIDGFPVKTDGVRQQTEAAALFYSIPVLLSSLMLLLGRIGVVAAPVFLIAVFLRHGQEKQAVVPEHISFVPDPSLLPWQVNLIFKGDAVDFDENGYYATILDLHRRGILRVTEHDDASGVNIEVLKTVSDDVYEQRVINFVSNAGTGGVLDTRSFAVAAESGGANIAALNASLSALTSEVDTSLAERYLEEGRGRIVPLFAAGLGICLFSFFLFFISPATSSLSVPAAILGIVMVVQGGIAAAFPTTLFGRWKEDYYAEKLKWDGFRAFLSDSAMIQRYSPADISMWGEWLVYGTALGVGDKVEAAMESLSIDIRETGMPHFHMMYIGFIPVARYTPPSSSGGGGGGFGGGGGFGGGGAGGR, encoded by the coding sequence ATGAGATTTGTGAAAGAGACAAATCAGCTCGGGGTTATTGTCGTTGTCTGCCTGCTTCTTGCAGGTATCTCCATATTTTTTTCGTTTGGAACAGGCCTCTCCTTTGAGCCTGACCTTGTTGCAGATACCTATACCGCAGTGCTGGAAAATGACGGCACCCTGACCGAGACCTATGTCTATGATGTGGCATCTTCGGGTACCTACCGGATGCTCTTTCGGACATGGGATGATACCCTTGCATTCGAACAGAAGCAGTCACCGTATATTGAATTTGTTGATGTGGAGGGACCTGCAGACATGGTCGGGTATGCCATTGACTGGAGGGGCAATTCCATTGTCACCGGTACAGGGGCGGAGGCAGAGCGTTCTCTGATTGAATCACTCGCAGAATACAACGAGGTCGGGATATTCCGTGAAACACGGTTGCCTGCAGGGCAATATCAGGCTCAGTACACCGTCCGGCTTCATCCTCCTCTGCAGTATGATGACGAGGATGCCCACTTTAACCTGAAACTTGCATCCGCGCATATTCCCTACCGCTCGGTCGATATCACGATTCCTGGTGAGTATGTCAAAGATATCTGGGTCCGTCCCGCCTCATTTGAGACGGTGATGGTGGATCGGCAGTATCATATCACCGGAACCGCAGGCGAGGACGCGCTGATTGAAGTCGAGATGCTTCTTGACCCTGCATATCTGGATGTCATTGACGGGTTTCCGGTGAAGACCGATGGTGTTCGTCAGCAGACGGAGGCTGCCGCACTCTTCTACAGTATTCCCGTACTGCTTTCATCACTGATGCTTCTTCTGGGAAGAATTGGTGTGGTGGCAGCCCCGGTATTTCTCATTGCAGTCTTTCTGCGGCACGGGCAGGAGAAGCAGGCGGTTGTTCCGGAACACATCAGTTTTGTTCCCGACCCCTCTCTTTTACCCTGGCAGGTAAACCTGATCTTCAAAGGAGATGCAGTGGACTTTGATGAGAACGGATATTATGCGACGATTCTGGATCTTCACCGCCGGGGCATACTCCGTGTGACCGAGCATGATGATGCTTCCGGAGTGAATATCGAGGTCCTGAAGACTGTCTCAGATGACGTCTATGAACAGCGGGTGATAAACTTCGTGTCAAATGCAGGGACAGGGGGAGTGCTTGACACCCGTTCCTTTGCTGTAGCAGCAGAGTCCGGAGGGGCAAATATCGCTGCCCTGAATGCTTCACTGTCTGCACTGACCTCGGAGGTGGACACTTCTCTTGCTGAACGGTATCTGGAAGAGGGACGCGGGCGGATAGTACCGCTCTTTGCTGCTGGTCTTGGGATCTGCCTCTTCTCGTTCTTCCTCTTCTTTATATCGCCTGCTACATCTTCACTTTCCGTACCCGCTGCAATACTGGGGATTGTGATGGTAGTGCAGGGAGGTATTGCGGCCGCATTCCCGACGACACTCTTTGGGCGGTGGAAGGAGGACTATTATGCAGAGAAACTGAAGTGGGATGGTTTCCGTGCATTCCTTTCAGATTCTGCTATGATACAGCGGTATTCGCCAGCAGATATCTCCATGTGGGGGGAGTGGCTGGTCTATGGCACTGCCCTTGGGGTGGGTGACAAAGTGGAAGCAGCAATGGAATCTCTCTCTATTGATATCCGGGAGACCGGCATGCCGCATTTCCATATGATGTATATCGGATTTATTCCGGTCGCCCGCTATACCCCTCCCTCGTCCTCCGGCGGTGGCGGTGGTGGATTTGGGGGCGGCGGCGGATTCGGTGGCGGCGGTGCCGGCGGCCGATGA
- a CDS encoding ferredoxin-thioredoxin reductase catalytic domain-containing protein produces the protein MITRFDIERKYLGIKQQAEPSGYHLNPDEDFAKELVHGILINEDRYGFAACPCRLCIGPREDNLDIICPCDYRDQDLIDYGTCYCALYVSKDVAAGTTPVPSIPDRRPPSGKCEPEDAETSKPSLLTGGSALPFPVYRCRVCGYLCARTSPPEACPICGASSDRFEKYLE, from the coding sequence ATGATCACGCGATTTGATATTGAACGGAAGTATCTCGGGATAAAACAGCAGGCTGAACCGTCAGGGTATCACCTGAATCCTGATGAGGACTTTGCCAAGGAGCTGGTGCATGGCATTTTAATCAATGAAGACCGCTATGGGTTTGCTGCCTGTCCCTGCCGTCTCTGTATAGGGCCACGTGAAGACAACCTCGATATTATCTGTCCGTGTGATTACCGGGACCAGGATCTCATCGATTATGGCACCTGTTACTGTGCCCTGTATGTATCAAAGGATGTGGCTGCGGGAACAACACCTGTTCCCTCTATCCCCGACCGGCGGCCACCTTCCGGAAAATGTGAACCTGAAGATGCTGAGACTTCAAAACCATCTCTCCTGACAGGAGGGAGTGCTCTCCCGTTTCCGGTATACCGGTGCCGGGTATGTGGCTATCTCTGTGCACGTACGAGCCCCCCGGAGGCCTGCCCGATATGTGGTGCTTCATCAGATCGGTTTGAGAAGTATCTTGAATAA
- a CDS encoding glutaredoxin family protein — translation MEFTHVDGDGSIPVTLFSLSTCGHCRRTKSFLEEKGIAYDFVDVDLLSGETFTAVYDRVKTYNPRGSFPTIVIGEKETVIVGDRLDEIAAALGLNA, via the coding sequence ATGGAATTCACTCATGTCGATGGTGATGGCTCCATCCCTGTCACACTCTTTTCTCTCAGTACATGCGGACACTGCAGGAGAACAAAGTCCTTTCTCGAAGAGAAAGGGATTGCGTATGACTTTGTTGATGTGGATCTTCTCAGTGGGGAGACGTTTACCGCGGTGTATGATCGTGTGAAGACCTATAACCCACGGGGTTCGTTCCCGACGATCGTCATCGGAGAAAAAGAAACGGTCATTGTCGGAGACCGGCTGGATGAGATTGCCGCTGCACTGGGGCTGAATGCATGA